A window of Tachypleus tridentatus isolate NWPU-2018 chromosome 7, ASM421037v1, whole genome shotgun sequence genomic DNA:
ctaatttagcagtataagactagagggaaggcagctagtcatcaccacccaacgccaactgttgggctactcttttacaaacgaacagtgggattgaccgtcacattataacgccccatggctgggagggcgagcacgtttggcgcgacggggattcgaacccgcaaccctcagattacgagctttGCGCTGAGCAACAAACAAGCAAGCAGTTTAACGTAGCCGTGAAGTAAAAAGGTAATTTGGAAAGCTGCTCATATTGATAATTTGAAACACGCAAAttagtaaatgtattttaaaaggtCTTAAACAgtcgaaatataaaatataaaataaaactcattttGTTTCACTTGACAACAATATCTAATTCTTAGGAAGACCATGAAACTTTTATTAGTTTCAGCCGCGTGTTCTTACAGAATTAAGCGCTTGTCCTCgcaattataaagaaaaaaaaaaccttgtagGCTCACTCACTCACATACAAACACGTACATTCGGATTGGTCAGTTTAGAGGaggttatataaaattaaatatcttgtttctcaGTTTAACCTTCAGACTCTACTTGCGGATGCAAATCAAACTCTTAGAATTCTATATTTAGGCTTAGTTAGGTACTTTGTTCTTGTACGACTTCTAAGAATCACAGAAACTTGTTTTAACGATCGAGGAAGTCGACGTTACCAGAGTAAAGACATTTCTACAGCAGATAGCCTTGATTGAATGCtaggagtgttaaaaaaaatCACGAGCATTTCGTTTGCTCTCTGAAAGCAATTCAtgcaatatttgttttctttgaaaataataaacaaaccgAAACTACAAAACTGAGATAAGACCCTGAAAGTGTGACATACATAATTTACATCCATCAAATAACGTGTTTTCTATGTAACAAAAGGCTGTTAAATAGCCTTTGTCTCACTACTAAGTATGAAATGATTTGTACCTTGTTATGAGGGTAAAAACACAAATATGCTATGCGTACCATATAATTACTCTAAAAACTTACTAAATAGGCTTAATGTTTCAGAGAAGGTATTAATCTACATTTTCTATTAATAGAAACAGTTGAAAAGAATatccatataaaataaaacttaaaagttgCTGTTTCTTTAcgtctaggcccggcatggccaagcgtgttaaggcgtgcgagtcgtaatttgagggtcgcgggttcgcatcccggtcgcgcctacatgctcgccctttcagccgtgtgggcgttataatgtaacggtcaatcccactattcgttggtaaaagagtagcccaagagttggcggtgggtggtgatgactagttgcctttcctctggtcttacactgctaaattagggacggctagcacagatagccctcgagtagctttgtgcgaaattccaaaacaaacaaacaaacaaacaaactttacgtcTAAATTTTCAGTGAGCAAAAGTATCTCAAATACTGtccataaaacaaaaactaataacttTATTGTCATTACAATTATAATTACAATCTTAAACCTctgatttaaaacaaatatattagtcACTAAACACCACCATTATCTATATGATCCACAGACTCCCTTCcaataaaaattattctaattagTCAACATTTCTAATATCCTAAACTTCGTCTAGTATAATAATATCTCATTTCTATTCCGTGTTGGCCCAGCGTGTCCGGGTGGAAAAGCCactctactcataatctgagggccgcaggttcgaatctctgtcgcatgctcgctctttcaaccgtaggggcgttatagtgtgacggtcaatcccactattcattagtaaaagaatagcccaagagatggcggtgtatggtgatgactagcttccttccctctagtcttacactgctaaattagggacggctagcgcagatagccctcttgtagctttgcgtgaaattcaaaaaacaatccattctgtattattttttatatacatgtattattttacCTACTGTTCATTTCATACTAGAACTAATTTTTGACTTGTtcgtgtatatgtatgtataaatatgtgtGGGTGTACTCAAGTTTTGTTCAGTAAttctaaagttaatattttaaaatatcagccAGATTGTATTTGATCTGTATTAAGATATTCTGATCAGTACCTTTTTTTCAGATTTCATGGATGATGGAATAAGTTCCGAGCCGTAAACAACAACGTGTTTCGTCTGCATCCACCGCTGTTTGTTTCGTTCAATACCTTCTCTACcgcttcccgctagtacagcggtatgtctaccgatttacaacgctaaaatcaggggtttgattcccctcgatcggctcagcagatagcccgatgtggctttgctataagaaaaacacacaaacacacacacacactctctacCTCTCGTTGTCAAGTGTCACGATGGTTATCATAGAACGCTTATATTCGAGTTAGATCCCCGCGATGACTATAACGCATATAGCCCATAGGGCGATTTACGTTCGAGAAAAAACAATCGTAAAACTGCCTTTCTTTAAGCGCCACCTCACGGAATGCCTAATACATATTGCTGTTCAGTTGGTCACCAATTCCCTTGACTGGAATTCTGGGAAAACTAATCAATAACGAAGAATACATTTTATGAGTCATTTATttggtaacaaaatatttatgtccCAGTCGAAAACGTTTAGGGACACATAAAATGTCCATTAGAAAAATACATACATCTTCATAATTATATTACTTGCAATCAGACCTTTCTACCAGcataattttatgatatatacatatatatccctAGTTGGTTGAGCACAGAGTGTTACTTCTAGTTGTTGGTGTCCACCACAAAGAATCGAACCCAAGACTTTAGTGCTGTAACTCCGTAGGCCTACAGCTGCTCCTTCGAGCGACTTTACCTCTATTACcaaatttaacttaaaacaaattaattttgttaacatCTTGGCCCATGTTACCTTTTTCATAAAATGCATGAATGTTAACCTATTTCGTTTGTAAACGTATTAATCATTCTTGGCAGATCCACAAATTTAGTTTAAGTCCTTCACAAGGTTAAAGTAGAATAGCATGCACTGACagcacacttttttttttttttttgaataaaactttcacacattgtatttttttgtgtttgtaggTCATTCGCCCAAACaacttaaaatacttttacttgagtctgtttttctttttttggaaacattttaataaaagagaaaaatagaaaagactaaaatataatttgtgtttttttttcttatagcaaaggtgcatctggctatctgctgagtccaccgaggggaatcgaacctctgattttagggttgtaaattcgtagatttaccgctgtactagcggggagcgatTGAAATATAGAAAGTTATTCCATAATATATCTGCAACTGAGTAGTACTAAAAAGAATCATAATGTTTGacgcccggcatgaccaggtggttaaggcactcgactcgtgatccgagggtcgcgggttcgaatccccctcacacccaacatgctcgccttttcagccgtaggggctttataatgtgacagtcaatcccactatttgttggtaaaagagtattccaagagttggcggtggatagtgatgactagctgtcttctctctagtcttgcactgctaaagtagggacgtctggcgcagataaccctcgagtagccttgcgttTCATTCTgtctcttaaaaataaatatgtctgAGCAATGCTacgtatattttaaactatataaactatacGTTTAAACTATTTAAACTATACAGGTTTAATGTAATGAATAACGTACAAAACACCCAACGTATACCATGCACGCCATCATTATAATAAGCCCagttttattctttcaatttGCTTTTGTCAATGTTAGTGATAAGAAATAGACTCAGTATAAGTCAGAGTCAAGTGATGAATCGGATTAATAGGTgggtttcatatttatttctagtGTTTTATATAATATCTTGGTTTCCGTTTCTGACTGTCGTATAGTCGTTTATTCGAATATGTAGCCACCAAACGGTATTCCAACGTAAGTCtcgatttttaacaatatttataaacagaaatttatgatacaattatttatttataactaatttccaagctatacaatgggtacctgtgctctgttcaccacgtgaatcaaaactcggtttctaaatACGATAAGAATTTAAATGAGCTTACAATACATACAATACAGTCTATTTTCCGGTATCTTAGGATATTTAATCTGAAGGTATGGTGGGTTTATGTATCTGTGTTACAGCAGTTATGTAATGAAGTTCTACAGTTTGAATTCATCAAGTggcatttttatttaaactttacttctttctgttagAAGAAGTTTAATACCAGCTATTTTAAAAACTCTGGCCTGTACTAGTTTgattacatttcaaatattctATGAAAGTATCAACATATGTACCAAAACCAGTTTCAAGAGTAAATATAATCacaattaagagtaacaaatatttttatttcttgcttttcaagttcatataTCATGattcagaatgcataattcttctcatgattcatggcatgcacacgttttactgacgtcatgacagtacaaattacaacgtAAGATATCcctcccttatgtgacgtcattttagtaaTCTACTGActaactgacagacaacacattactgtataATGGTGCTACTGCTTTAAAAACAAGTAACTCCTCCAGGTGGCCTTTAGCTCACCTTTCGGAGAAACAAATCCGACTACTAAGCCTTTTTCGTTATTAAAATTCACGAATAAAATTGATGATTATTTCGTTTAAAATAATTTGGAGTTCGTACATGTATCAGAACTACTATTTACGACAGATACCAGTTTAAAGTATCTGTTGTttttaaagtgtatttaaaaaaaatagtaatttatttccCTATTTATAGATGGCATTTAAAAGTGTCGACTGCTTAAATAATGTAGAAATTCTCAAACGCGTGAATCTTGACAAAAATTACTCATGTCTCATCTTTACATGTGCATGATGTTGCAGTTATtcgaaagatttgtttgtttgtttttgaatttcgcgcaaagctactcgagggctattgcgatagccgtccctaatttagcagtgtaagactagatagaagtcagttagtcatcaccacccaccgccaactgttgggctactctttcaccaacgaatagtgggattgatcgtcacattataacgccctcacggctgggaggcgagcatgtttggtgcgaccgggattcgaacccgggagcctcggattacgagtcgaacgtcttaacacacttggctatgctgggccgtCTTCGAAAGAAAGAGGACACCAATCAAATCAGATTTTTTATTCCAGAACACtgcaaagtttaataattttagagCTAGTATGACTTCTTTACTGTTACCATCTGCTTGACATTAAAATTAGTATTGGAATAGGAAAGGATTTCTTTCAAGACAAAATTGGAAATAACTGCAATATTTATTCAACATGTTATTTCATGTAATGTCGTCTCCTTCAGACAAAAAATATAGTAtactttcaaaagtaaataaaagatggcaGCACGAAACTCAAGAGCGTCTATAACCACCGTAAAAAGAAAATTCGTAAAAACTGGGCAAGCTGCTTGCTTCTGGCGCGTGTCATTAGAAAAACAGGCGAAAGACTCGTGTTGGGCGCGTGCCGTAAAGGCATTAACTGCTTGACGAGTATTGCtcatttcattattacaaaaatcTGGTTTATAATTGACACGCATAATTACTGAAGATTTGTAATAAAAGAACGGGAAATCAAAGTAAGTGAACAATAACTGatcaatttcacaaaaaaataaagtGAGAACAAAGTTTAAGAATCGGTTATTTGTTAACTGTCATCATTCGTTAAATAAATGTTGCTATTCGTTTTCCTCTAATGGGACAGTGGTAAACCTAtggatttataaccctaaaatcaggaattcgattcccctcgaacGACACAGtaggtagcccgatgtgactttgctataaaaaaaaaacacattttgtatttGTTCGTAGACAGGAGCTTAACCAAAGGTTGTATAGATTCCTTGGTCCTTTTACGTATTTCTTTACACGCGGATGGATCTTCGAGCGTTATCGGGTTGTTCGCTGCCAGGAATGGCCACGTGCCTCGCACACGAAATTTTTACAATAAGCGGCTACACTGTACAATGGCAGCTGTTTGGAGGCGGAGCTTAGTATTTACGaggttattttttctttctttttttttttttttacgggaAGAGTCCTCCTCACCACACGTTTTATGTCAGTCTCAAAGAAGAAATTTTCTTTGCTTGTCCAATCATTCAATGAGGTATCTTGTTCCATTTCACTTAATGTTAAACTTCACAAGGCTGTCACGCGATTCTATAATACGACGGTGGCGCCGAAGAACGCATTTTCACTTCTACTGACAAACCGAATTTAACAAGCAAGTTATATGCGGCATTATCCTTCAGTTAGTTTCGAAAATAAATTGTCTTACGTCTGATTCGATAATGCGACAGGAAAATTCTTCACATTTTCTACACTGCAAAAAGCGAAATCCGTGCGGAGCGCTCGGGTACATCCTGCAACCTAGTAGGTCAGCAGCAGTGGCAAGAAGAAATGAACGCGAGAGAAATCGCGTGCGTCTCGTGAACATGGGCTTCGCTAAACTTCGAAAGCACGTGCCAAATAAAGCCAAGAACAGAAAGTTGAGTAAAGTGGAAACTCTGCGATCTGCAGCAGAATACATAAAAGAACTCCAGGAACTTCTTACTCGACAAGAGTCTAACGTCTCCAACGAAACGACTTTAAATACAGCGGGAACAGAAACTTTATCTTCTGGACTCGATTCTTTGCCTTCACCAGTGACTAGCAGTCAGTTAACAACACATTCTGAGGATCTAGTTTCACCGTTGTCAGGTCCCCTTCCGGAAGAACCTCTTGTTTTTGGTTCTCAGTTGGATTCGTCTGTGAGCTTTCAACAGAGTATGCTGTGCCGTCTGGGTTCTCTACAGGGCACGTCATCTCCAGGCGATAACACAGACTATGAGACACGTTCCTCCCCAGGTAGTGCAACTTACGATCTGAGTGCTGCCAGAGAGTACGCGCACGAGACATTTGAATCCACAAACCTTGCCAGGTTTATTACGAATTCAACTCAGCTCAACTCTGATGACGATCATTTCATCAGCTGGTTTATTTGAGTTTCGAATAATTTTAGTAAGTATATCTTATTTATAAGTCAGTTTTAAACCAATTATGAGTAACTGATCATCGGTACTGCTGGATAAGTCACGCTTAACGCTTTCGTGTTGGTTTTCCAGATATGTTACATATCTGTTTCTTAAGTGAGTATCATGTTACATATCTGTTTCTTAATTGAGTAGTATGTTATATACATGTTTCTTAATTGAGTAGTATGTTACATATCTGTTTCTTAATTGAGTAGTATGTTACATATCTATTTCTTAAGTGAGTAGTATGTTACATATCTGTTTCGTAAGTGAGTAATATGTTACATAtctgtttcttaattttgtaGTATGTTATATATCTGTTTCTTAATTGAGTAGTATGTTATATATCTGTTTCTTAATTGAGTAGTATGTTATATATCTGTTTCTTAATTGAGTAGTATGTTATATATCTGTTTCTTAATTGAGTAGTATGTTACATAtctgtttcttaattttgtaGTATGTTATATATCTGTTTCTTAATTGAGTAGTATGTTATATATCTGTTTCTTAATTGAGTAGTATGTTACATAtctgtttcttaattttgtaGTATGTTATATATCTGTTTCTTAATTGAGTAGTATGTTATATATCTGTTTCTTAATTGAGTAGTATGTTACAtatctgtttcttttttgtagtatgtttatatctgtttcttaatttagtagtatgTTACATATCTGTTTCTTATATTATATAGTAGTATGTTATATATCTGTTTCTTAAtctgtttcttaattttgtaGTATGTTATCTGTTTCTTAATTGAGTAGTATGTTATATATCTGTTTCTTAATTGAGTAGTATGTTACATAtctgtttcttaattttgtaGTATGTTATATATCTGTTTCTTAATTGAGTAGTATGTTATATAtctgtttcttaattttgtaGTATGTTACATAtctgtttcttaattttgtaGTATGT
This region includes:
- the LOC143256601 gene encoding uncharacterized protein LOC143256601; translated protein: MRQENSSHFLHCKKRNPCGALGYILQPSRSAAVARRNERERNRVRLVNMGFAKLRKHVPNKAKNRKLSKVETLRSAAEYIKELQELLTRQESNVSNETTLNTAGTETLSSGLDSLPSPVTSSQLTTHSEDLVSPLSGPLPEEPLVFGSQLDSSVSFQQSMLCRLGSLQGTSSPGDNTDYETRSSPGSATYDLSAAREYAHETFESTNLARFITNSTQLNSDDDHFISWFI